The DNA region AAAGGTGCTGGATTTTATTAAAGATCATGAGTACCCGGCGTCGTTCCCATCCACCATCGTTGTAGGTTCAAATGGGGCTACATCACCGTCAAAAACGCAGATCAGAAAAGATTGCGAGCTGGTGTACGCCTTCGCGCTGGCCTGGGCTGCTACCGGTAACGCTGATTATGCAAAAAAGGCGATTGGCTTGCTTAACGGTTGGGCATATGCCTTCAAGGAGTATGGCTTGCTGGAAGGAAAAACCAATCCCAACCAGCCCGACCTGGAAGCGTCATGGACTACCCCAAGTTTTGTTGCTTCCGCCGAGATTATCAGATATTATAAAGTTAAGGGTAAATCTGCGGGATGGACGGCCGCTGACATTGAGCAGTTTAATAAATATCTTATCAATGTAAAGGATAATTACATCAACAAGATCCCCGATTATAAAAACAACTGGGATGCATCAGCAGGTTATGCAAAAATGGCTATTGGCGTGTTTTTAAATGACGAGACAGCTTACCGGGAGGGCTACGATCTTTTAGTAAAGGAGTTGCCCAACATCATTCAGCCAGATGGTACCCTGCCCGAGCTTTGCGTGCGTAAAGATTGCGTTCATTACCAATATTCGCTAACGGCCTATGCGTATGCTGCTGCCATCGCCAAAATAAGGGGAGATAGCAGTTTATGGGAGATCGGCAATAAAAACATCAGTCTTGGATATGATTTTATGCGGAAAGCCTACGAGCAAAAAACCGGCTGCGATTACTGCAACTTAAACAGCCGGATTTTTCCGGGAGTTGAGGTTGCCTATGGCTACTACAATACCGGTAACTTAAAATATTTAAGAGATTTACAAGCACCGCTTGGTGTCCCTATCGACAATACCTTTTTAGGTTTTACTACCTATACCCATTACAAAGTTAAGGGGCTATAAAAACAAGCCAACAAAAACGCCGCCCGAAAAAAGGCGGCGTTTTTGTTTTATGCTACCGGATGCTTCTCCAGTTCTGGCGTATATTTGCCATCACGGGCTACTGTATTAATATGGGCACGTTCATATAACAGCTTTTGTGCCTCTTCAATATTTTCATCTTTACCGCCCCATTTCTCCAAGGCAGGCTGCTGCACCGCCCTTGAATATGAAAAAGTTAATGCCCAGGGCATTTTATCTTTAAAGCGTACATGCATAGCGTTTAACCGTTCGGAGGCCAGTTCGGGAGATTGTCCGCCCGAAAGGAACGCGATACCGGGCACGGCAGCAGGCACACAGCGTAAAAAACAATTGATGGTAGCATCGGCCACCACATCAGCACTATCCTGTTGGGCAGCTTTAATACCAGGCACTATCATATTGGGCTTTAATATCATACCCTCAAAATTTACCCTTTGTTGGTATAGCTGATTAAATACGGTATGCAAAACCTCGTTGGTTACTTCGGCACAAGTTTGAAGCGAGTGATCCCCGTCCATTAAAACTTCGGGCTCCACAATAGGGACAATCCCGGCTTCCTGGCATATGGCAGCGTAGCGGGCCAACAGAAAAGCATTGGCTTTGATGCTTCCACTTGTCGGGGTATTTTCACCTATGGTTATAACGGCACGCCATTTGGCAAAACGGGCGCCCATTTTATAATATTCGGCCAGGCGCTCCGGTAAACCATCCAACCCCTCGGTTATTTTTTCGCCGGGGAAGCCGTCCATGTCCCTCGCGCTTTCATCTACCTTAATGCCGGGGATGATTCCCTTCTCCTTCAATATATCGACAAACAGCTTACCATCCGTGGTGCTTTGTTTTATGGTTTCATCAAACAAAATAGCACCGCTAATGGCTTCCTCAAGCCTCGGCGTAGTCACAATCAGCTCGCGATACTTTCGTCGGTACTCTTCCGTTTGCGGGATATTCAGTGCTTTAAAACGTTTGTTGCAGGTAGCGGTGCTTTCGTCCATTGCCAAAAGGCCTTTATTACCGGCCATCAGCTGCTTTGCGATATTTTTCAGGCTTTGCAGTTCCATAAGTCATTTGCTTGATTGTTGCTGAATAACACAAGTTAATTCATACTTGTTTTAAGCGGCAAAGGGAATATTGCAGGTTTACTTGTGGATGACTTTAGCGGGTAAATTGATGTAACGAACGGGTCGTTAATAATTGTCACACTGGCTTACAGTCCAAACCCCTCAGGTACAAAATCAAGAGAAACGGAGTTCATACAAAACCTTTTATGTGTTGGCGGCGGACCATCATCAAATATATGCCCCAGGTGCGAATCACAGCGGGCGCAGATCACCTCCGTACGCTGCATGCCGTACGAGTTATCCTCTTTATAAATTACACTGTTTTTGCGCACAGGTTCATAAAAACTTGGCCAGCCGCAATCGCTTGCAAATTTGGCATCTGAGCGAAAAAGTTTATTGCCGCATACCGCGCAGTAATAAGTGCCTTTAGTATCCTTGTTCCAGTATTTACCGGTAAACGCGCGTTCGGTTTCCTGTTCTCTTGCTGTGGCGTACAAAGCAGGCGGCAGGATCTTTTTCCACTCGGCATTTGATACATTCAAATGTTTTGTATCGGTATTGGAATAATAGGGATTGTTTTCGTGCCCCTTTATTGTCTTTACTTGCTGCGCAAACACTCCCGTTGTAAAAAACAACAGCGCTGCTATGAAATATACCGCTTTCATTATTGCTTCAGTTTATCTTTAAACACTTTTTTAAACTTCTCCAGTTCGGGCTGGATCACATATTTACAGTATGGTTGGCTGCCATTCTGGTTAAAATAGTTCTGGTGATAGTCTTCGGCCTTGTAAAAAGCTTTGTATGGAACTACCTGTGTTACGATCGGATCTTTATAGGCTTTTTCGGCGTTCAGCTTCGTGATGTAATATTGGGCCTTTTGCTTTTGCCGGGCGTTATGATAAAATATAGCCGACCGGTATTGTGTGCCTACATCATTACCCTGCCTGTTTAATTGCGTTGGGTCATGCGCCACAAAAAATGCGGCCAGCAATTCATCATAGGTAATTTTTGCTGGGTCGTAGATAATATTGCAGGCTTCTGCATGACCGGTTGTACCGGTACAAACCAACTCGTAAGATGGGTTAGCCACATGCCCGCCGGAAAATCCGGAGATTACTTTTTCAACCCCTTTTAACTGCTGAAATTTAGCTTCGGTGCACCAGAAGCACCCTGTAGCAAAAGTGGCGGTGTCTAACGCTTTTTTAGAGACAGATGCTGACACGGAGAAACAAGCCGTTAACAGTACAGCTATGAAACAAGTTATTTTTTTCATGTATAACATATAGGTTTTAATACGATGCGTATTTTATAGTAACTAACGTAAAAAACATGGTTAGCGTTGAACAAAGTTACCACTTTAATGCTTTGTGATAGTTGTTTGACAAAACACGCTGTTTTACTTTGAAAGAATAATGGAAATTTAAAACATTTTGAGATTTTGCTAATTGTATCAATATCAATTAACCAATTAAAATTTCCGTCATGAAACATGCATTCATTTTTGGGACTACCATATTTTTGTGCGAGCAAAATACGCTTACTTATAGCGATGGGCTTAGTAATATTGAGTTTTTGAGGATCCTTTCATTTTATAATGAGCAAAAGGGCAAAGTGCTTACCATCGAGGCCAATATCAACGCGCCTAACGGCGAAACTATCAGGATAAGTGCTAACGCCAATGAAAACAGCGCTAATATACGCCTTGATGTAACCAAAGGCCGTATTAAGGTATTTCAACCCGGCCATGCCGAGCCGGTGCTGGATGTTTATCAGTTCGATCCGCATGAATACGGCGGTTTATCAAGTCATGTGCTGAATGAGATCCACGCGCAGCATCCTGATCATGTATTAACCATTAAAGGAAATTTCTTTGTTGGCGGAGCCCATTTCCT from Mucilaginibacter sp. SJ includes:
- a CDS encoding alginate lyase family protein, which translates into the protein MRYNKTALFTFLLLLFSFSLQAQENNKTRFVHPGILNTRGSLDLISTQLKAGDTMRTAAYQKVLDFIKDHEYPASFPSTIVVGSNGATSPSKTQIRKDCELVYAFALAWAATGNADYAKKAIGLLNGWAYAFKEYGLLEGKTNPNQPDLEASWTTPSFVASAEIIRYYKVKGKSAGWTAADIEQFNKYLINVKDNYINKIPDYKNNWDASAGYAKMAIGVFLNDETAYREGYDLLVKELPNIIQPDGTLPELCVRKDCVHYQYSLTAYAYAAAIAKIRGDSSLWEIGNKNISLGYDFMRKAYEQKTGCDYCNLNSRIFPGVEVAYGYYNTGNLKYLRDLQAPLGVPIDNTFLGFTTYTHYKVKGL
- a CDS encoding class I fructose-bisphosphate aldolase; the protein is MELQSLKNIAKQLMAGNKGLLAMDESTATCNKRFKALNIPQTEEYRRKYRELIVTTPRLEEAISGAILFDETIKQSTTDGKLFVDILKEKGIIPGIKVDESARDMDGFPGEKITEGLDGLPERLAEYYKMGARFAKWRAVITIGENTPTSGSIKANAFLLARYAAICQEAGIVPIVEPEVLMDGDHSLQTCAEVTNEVLHTVFNQLYQQRVNFEGMILKPNMIVPGIKAAQQDSADVVADATINCFLRCVPAAVPGIAFLSGGQSPELASERLNAMHVRFKDKMPWALTFSYSRAVQQPALEKWGGKDENIEEAQKLLYERAHINTVARDGKYTPELEKHPVA
- the msrB gene encoding peptide-methionine (R)-S-oxide reductase MsrB — its product is MKAVYFIAALLFFTTGVFAQQVKTIKGHENNPYYSNTDTKHLNVSNAEWKKILPPALYATAREQETERAFTGKYWNKDTKGTYYCAVCGNKLFRSDAKFASDCGWPSFYEPVRKNSVIYKEDNSYGMQRTEVICARCDSHLGHIFDDGPPPTHKRFCMNSVSLDFVPEGFGL
- the msrA gene encoding peptide-methionine (S)-S-oxide reductase MsrA, whose translation is MKKITCFIAVLLTACFSVSASVSKKALDTATFATGCFWCTEAKFQQLKGVEKVISGFSGGHVANPSYELVCTGTTGHAEACNIIYDPAKITYDELLAAFFVAHDPTQLNRQGNDVGTQYRSAIFYHNARQKQKAQYYITKLNAEKAYKDPIVTQVVPYKAFYKAEDYHQNYFNQNGSQPYCKYVIQPELEKFKKVFKDKLKQ